A window of Prolixibacter sp. SD074 contains these coding sequences:
- a CDS encoding TolC family protein translates to MIKKINLFILISLASATVAHAQLSLDRDKCREMALEYSKQISKANTQKQKAIYNKKAYRANYFPRLSATGTFFYTPSTVDYTISGGYLPTYTPDASGQLQPNVMVNPSSGQPVIGPDGNPVFNMYAFMPDVNLEIGLKGVALAGLKLEQPIYMGGKIRKANEMAGLAEDMADANIRLQQSNVIYESDQAYWTYLTLKDKVKAAKKYKKMLDELVNILQNSYETGMSSRNDLLKAEVKKNEAVLMVQKAENGRELARMNLCRIIGLPLNSAVSASDSLTVGVIPSTNMEDEHPQNRPDWQIVKKQVELKQKQVGLTRSDFLPQLGASAGYNYLDGPKINSSAYSNTSFTAMASVKIPIFNWGEGRNKIRAAEADQEIQKTDLQDITEKMMLEIAQARFNLKDALTRLTMTEKALEQAKENLKESKDNYEVGMETLANYLEGQAQWQKALSDNIDAKSNVKLSVTQYLKTIGKLVPANDRQQSNNTK, encoded by the coding sequence ATGATAAAGAAAATTAACCTATTCATTCTCATATCCCTTGCATCAGCCACCGTTGCCCATGCCCAGCTTTCCCTTGACCGGGACAAATGCCGCGAAATGGCGCTGGAGTACAGTAAACAGATTAGCAAGGCCAATACACAAAAGCAGAAAGCCATTTATAACAAGAAGGCATACCGGGCCAATTATTTCCCGAGATTATCCGCTACCGGAACATTCTTCTACACGCCAAGCACTGTCGATTACACCATCAGTGGCGGCTATTTGCCAACTTACACGCCGGATGCCAGTGGGCAGTTGCAGCCCAATGTGATGGTCAATCCGTCCAGCGGGCAGCCGGTCATTGGCCCGGATGGCAATCCGGTATTCAACATGTATGCCTTTATGCCCGATGTGAATCTTGAGATTGGGCTCAAGGGCGTAGCGCTGGCCGGATTAAAACTCGAACAACCCATTTACATGGGAGGCAAAATCCGCAAGGCAAACGAAATGGCGGGTTTGGCTGAAGATATGGCTGATGCAAATATCCGGTTGCAACAGTCGAATGTTATCTATGAAAGTGACCAGGCCTACTGGACCTACCTGACGCTGAAGGACAAGGTAAAAGCCGCAAAAAAGTATAAGAAGATGCTGGATGAGCTGGTCAACATTCTGCAAAACAGTTATGAAACCGGCATGAGCTCCCGCAACGATTTACTGAAAGCCGAAGTAAAAAAGAATGAGGCCGTTTTGATGGTCCAGAAAGCGGAGAACGGGCGCGAACTGGCCCGCATGAACCTTTGCCGCATTATCGGTTTGCCGCTCAACAGCGCTGTTTCAGCGTCAGATAGTCTGACGGTAGGCGTGATTCCGTCCACCAATATGGAAGACGAACATCCCCAAAACCGCCCCGACTGGCAAATCGTGAAGAAGCAGGTAGAATTGAAACAAAAACAGGTCGGACTGACCCGTTCTGATTTTCTTCCGCAATTAGGCGCATCGGCCGGGTACAACTACCTGGATGGTCCGAAAATAAACAGCTCCGCCTATTCCAATACCTCTTTTACGGCCATGGCTTCTGTCAAAATTCCGATTTTCAACTGGGGTGAAGGGCGGAACAAAATCCGGGCTGCTGAAGCGGACCAGGAGATACAGAAAACCGACTTGCAGGACATCACCGAAAAGATGATGCTGGAAATTGCCCAGGCAAGGTTTAACCTGAAAGATGCTTTGACCCGGTTGACCATGACCGAAAAAGCGCTGGAGCAAGCCAAAGAAAACCTGAAAGAGAGCAAGGATAATTATGAAGTAGGCATGGAAACACTGGCCAATTACCTCGAAGGCCAGGCCCAATGGCAAAAAGCACTGAGTGATAACATCGATGCCAAATCGAATGTAAAACTGAGTGTCACACAATACCTAAAAACCATTGGCAAACTGGTACCGGCCAACGATAGGCAACAGAGCAATAATACCAAGTAA
- a CDS encoding sensor histidine kinase, which yields MLYFGTGDNKEGIMSNKFRFTLIRLGIVSLLALLTLQFVNFILTPTQNPLNDSYPYILAIIGFNLLSEGNILINRYLDQKTPWFFRIVPRVLKQAALSLLWTAVVGIAMFIVLPGDTGHPNLHFRGIILTYAFGAIFVLIFNSILFLRSFFSNWRNSLIENEKLKQEKLKSEYRILQNQMNPHFLFNSLSVLISEIRYNPAKAEEFARKIADVYRYVLQRRDDETITLDKELEFTEKFIFLHKIRLGDAVFLENQIEPDLLKYRIPPFTLQILVENALKHNRATQKEPLHILMKTDAEKMMLEMRNNRQEKKTTYSSGTGLNNLSDRYRLLSGKTIKIVETEAEFAVQIPLLD from the coding sequence ATGCTATATTTCGGAACCGGAGATAACAAGGAAGGCATCATGTCGAATAAATTTCGTTTTACATTGATACGCCTGGGCATTGTGTCCCTGCTGGCCCTCTTGACCCTCCAGTTTGTCAATTTCATTTTAACGCCCACACAAAATCCGCTCAACGATTCGTATCCGTATATTCTGGCCATTATTGGCTTTAATCTTCTCAGCGAAGGAAACATTCTCATTAACCGGTATCTCGATCAGAAAACACCGTGGTTCTTCCGCATTGTTCCAAGGGTACTTAAGCAGGCCGCATTAAGTCTGCTATGGACAGCTGTCGTGGGCATTGCGATGTTCATTGTCCTTCCAGGGGACACCGGCCATCCCAATTTGCACTTCCGTGGAATTATTTTGACTTATGCTTTTGGTGCCATTTTCGTGCTTATTTTCAACAGCATTTTATTTCTGCGGAGCTTTTTCTCCAACTGGCGCAATTCACTCATCGAGAACGAAAAGCTAAAACAGGAAAAACTGAAATCGGAATATCGGATCCTGCAAAACCAGATGAACCCGCATTTCCTGTTCAACAGCCTGAGTGTGCTCATTTCAGAGATTCGGTATAATCCCGCTAAAGCGGAAGAGTTTGCCCGGAAAATAGCCGATGTGTACCGCTATGTGTTGCAACGCCGCGATGACGAAACCATTACACTCGACAAAGAATTGGAATTCACCGAAAAGTTCATTTTTCTGCATAAAATCCGGTTAGGTGACGCTGTCTTTCTGGAAAACCAAATTGAGCCGGACCTTTTAAAATACCGCATTCCTCCGTTCACATTACAAATATTGGTTGAAAATGCGCTCAAACACAACCGGGCCACGCAAAAGGAACCCCTTCACATCCTGATGAAAACGGATGCGGAGAAAATGATGTTGGAAATGCGGAACAACCGGCAGGAGAAAAAGACAACTTACAGCTCCGGAACCGGGTTGAACAATCTGTCTGACCGTTACCGGTTACTCTCCGGCAAAACCATTAAAATCGTTGAAACAGAAGCAGAATTCGCGGTACAAATCCCGCTTCTGGATTAA
- a CDS encoding LytTR family DNA-binding domain-containing protein — protein MNVLIIEDELPTQRMMTELISSLRPDWQILACLDSVRDSVDWLKTHPSPGLIFSDIQLSDGICFEIFDAVQPQSFVIFVTSYDEYAIQAFRVNSVDYLLKPIEPAMLEKSIKKLDAMQKQVKATELPGPDYKELAEALLSGQKKYRTRMAVPTADGFVKININDIAFFYSSQKTTTATTFQQVNHVVDHPLDKLEKQLDPEQFFRANRQFIINIDAVSRVNNWFNGKLVVKTKPESEEKIIVSRERARFFRNWLDR, from the coding sequence ATGAATGTGCTGATAATTGAAGATGAATTACCTACGCAGCGAATGATGACCGAACTCATCAGCAGCCTCAGGCCCGACTGGCAAATCCTTGCCTGCCTGGACAGCGTACGTGATTCGGTGGATTGGCTGAAAACCCATCCCAGTCCCGGCCTTATTTTCTCCGACATTCAACTTTCCGACGGCATCTGTTTCGAGATATTTGATGCCGTCCAGCCGCAATCTTTCGTCATTTTCGTCACCTCGTACGACGAATATGCCATTCAGGCTTTCCGCGTGAACAGCGTCGATTACCTGTTGAAACCCATCGAGCCGGCCATGCTGGAGAAAAGCATCAAGAAGCTGGATGCGATGCAAAAACAGGTAAAAGCGACTGAATTGCCGGGGCCCGACTACAAAGAACTGGCTGAAGCGCTGCTCAGCGGACAGAAGAAATACCGTACCCGGATGGCGGTCCCCACTGCCGACGGATTCGTGAAGATCAATATTAATGACATTGCTTTTTTCTACAGTTCACAAAAAACCACCACAGCGACCACTTTTCAACAGGTAAACCATGTGGTCGACCATCCGCTGGATAAACTGGAAAAGCAACTCGACCCCGAACAGTTTTTCCGGGCCAACCGGCAGTTCATCATCAACATCGATGCGGTAAGCCGGGTGAACAACTGGTTCAACGGGAAACTTGTCGTGAAGACCAAACCCGAATCGGAAGAAAAAATCATTGTCAGCCGCGAACGCGCCCGCTTCTTCCGCAACTGGCTTGATCGGTAA
- a CDS encoding AbrB/MazE/SpoVT family DNA-binding domain-containing protein, whose translation METSVYIKKWGNSLGLRLPKAILDEVKLKEGSKLDISTKDGSIYLTPKVPKKYDLSKLLEGINESNLHGETSTGDSKGEEVW comes from the coding sequence ATGGAAACATCAGTATATATCAAAAAATGGGGAAACAGCCTAGGACTTAGACTGCCCAAAGCGATTCTCGATGAAGTAAAGCTAAAAGAAGGTTCAAAACTCGATATTTCCACGAAAGATGGTAGCATTTATCTCACGCCCAAGGTTCCAAAGAAGTATGATTTATCGAAACTTCTGGAAGGGATTAACGAGTCCAACCTTCACGGAGAAACGTCAACCGGGGACTCAAAAGGAGAAGAAGTATGGTAA
- the mazF gene encoding endoribonuclease MazF has translation MVTYVPDEGDFIYLDFNPQAGHEQAGHRPALVISPREYNLKTSLCVVCPVTNQSKGYPFEVDCDSKNVTGVILADAVKSLDWKVRRAKFIGKASTGVLDEVKGKLGALLGI, from the coding sequence ATGGTAACATATGTACCCGATGAAGGTGACTTTATTTATCTGGACTTTAATCCGCAAGCCGGACATGAACAGGCAGGCCATCGCCCGGCATTGGTAATATCACCAAGAGAGTATAACCTCAAAACCAGTTTGTGTGTAGTCTGTCCCGTCACAAATCAATCAAAAGGTTATCCGTTTGAGGTCGATTGTGACTCAAAAAATGTGACGGGGGTTATTCTGGCCGATGCTGTAAAATCGCTGGATTGGAAGGTTAGGAGAGCAAAATTTATAGGGAAGGCATCAACAGGTGTGTTGGATGAAGTGAAGGGAAAGCTGGGAGCCCTGTTAGGAATATAA
- a CDS encoding LytTR family DNA-binding domain-containing protein: protein MESIKKRIPEQFFRANRQFIINIDAVNRVNNWFNGKLVVKTKPESEEKIIVSRERARFFRNWLDR, encoded by the coding sequence ATGGAGTCGATAAAGAAACGAATTCCGGAACAGTTTTTCCGGGCCAACCGGCAGTTCATCATCAACATCGATGCCGTGAACCGGGTGAACAACTGGTTCAACGGGAAACTTGTCGTGAAGACCAAACCCGAATCGGAAGAAAAAATCATTGTCAGCCGCGAACGGGCCCGCTTCTTCCGCAACTGGCTGGACCGGTAA
- a CDS encoding trypsin-like peptidase domain-containing protein: protein MKQSFLTLAILFIINIAYGQVETKFYPNKNAWEQVKHISNHPKSNKIKTFPSFDAQQLIKEDKQTEGLDIPFRFGKGFDTQIILKDGEWTKTDDGRLWSMEFRSKGAYSINFVFNNFHLPDGAELYITNATGTMLYGPVTSKENTKNGFFLTDLIKGDDVTIFLFEPQKQKGQSTLRIEKVVHAYKNVFPNAVNGNLGGSDTCNIDIACYPAWDESSDAVALVLLSSGTELCSGALVMTTHQNFRPYFLTAFHCIDEDAPIGELSSTEISNAENWMFKFQYKMTSCGGSTATTGITYNGDTFRAAYYDTDCALVEMDGQPRGDNRFSWLGWDRSGNTPTSGTFIHHPSGDVMKISFDYDNLSTNSSTLYWNNGGISPANSHWQTTIDDGGIEGGSSGSPLLDQNRRVVGQLHGGSIGCAPQTDYFGRFNQSWTGGGTDATRLSNWLDPCGLGATTVNTARSPYVSRGSAVCVSGTSFSVPNLPNGTELFWDQSSNISRSSAQGSNPCTFYPLNSGSGWIKATLVTSSCDRFSLPIKYVDVVRPTGTWGQDGQTHDLSTVNFVDYQSWVYVTVTCPGSSYFNWQLTGGTGINWSQINYANTSYLNLYLNTSTSYGDLRLTINTAGCGTIQPTYHFVPSYSYAFTMTPNPANDVVTVERVEKSNKNKAKGLLLKPSVEKYKEHPDKPFDKPLEDYTVTLYNERNGLLKTIDTKDESCTFDLSKYPPGIYFLHIENDYVLYKEKLIIKR, encoded by the coding sequence ATGAAACAATCATTCCTAACCCTAGCTATCCTATTCATCATTAATATAGCCTATGGCCAAGTAGAAACAAAGTTCTACCCCAACAAAAATGCTTGGGAACAAGTCAAACATATCAGCAATCATCCCAAATCGAATAAAATAAAAACCTTCCCTTCATTTGATGCTCAACAATTAATCAAGGAAGACAAACAAACAGAAGGTCTGGATATTCCCTTCCGATTTGGGAAAGGATTTGATACGCAGATCATCCTTAAGGACGGAGAATGGACCAAGACAGATGATGGGCGTCTCTGGTCGATGGAATTTAGGTCAAAAGGCGCTTATTCCATCAACTTCGTTTTTAACAATTTTCATCTACCCGACGGTGCAGAGTTATACATAACCAATGCAACAGGGACTATGTTGTATGGCCCGGTTACTTCAAAAGAGAATACAAAAAACGGATTTTTCCTGACAGACCTTATTAAGGGAGATGATGTAACAATTTTCTTGTTTGAACCACAAAAACAGAAAGGACAATCAACATTGAGAATAGAAAAGGTGGTGCATGCATATAAGAATGTATTTCCGAACGCGGTTAATGGAAATTTAGGAGGTTCGGATACTTGTAATATAGATATTGCATGTTACCCAGCATGGGATGAATCATCTGACGCCGTGGCCTTAGTACTTCTTTCCAGTGGAACCGAGTTGTGTAGTGGAGCTTTGGTGATGACTACACACCAAAATTTTAGGCCGTATTTCCTGACAGCGTTCCATTGTATAGATGAAGATGCTCCTATAGGAGAACTTTCTTCAACCGAGATTTCCAATGCTGAAAATTGGATGTTTAAGTTCCAGTATAAAATGACTTCATGCGGGGGAAGCACTGCCACAACAGGTATCACATACAATGGTGACACTTTTAGGGCAGCATACTACGATACAGATTGTGCCTTAGTGGAAATGGATGGACAACCCCGCGGTGATAATCGATTTTCCTGGTTGGGATGGGACAGAAGCGGTAATACGCCAACTTCTGGAACATTTATTCATCATCCCTCGGGGGATGTAATGAAAATCTCTTTTGATTATGATAATTTATCAACTAACAGTTCTACACTCTATTGGAATAATGGAGGAATATCTCCAGCAAACTCCCATTGGCAAACCACAATTGATGATGGAGGAATTGAAGGGGGCTCTTCCGGTTCACCATTATTAGACCAAAATAGAAGGGTTGTGGGGCAGTTACACGGGGGGTCAATTGGTTGCGCCCCACAAACTGATTATTTCGGCAGATTTAATCAATCCTGGACAGGAGGGGGTACAGATGCAACCCGATTAAGTAACTGGTTAGACCCGTGTGGTCTTGGGGCCACTACAGTAAATACGGCACGAAGTCCGTATGTATCAAGAGGAAGTGCCGTATGTGTATCTGGAACCTCATTCTCTGTTCCTAACCTTCCAAATGGTACGGAACTATTTTGGGACCAGAGTTCTAATATTTCAAGGTCCTCAGCACAAGGCTCTAACCCGTGTACATTTTATCCTCTCAATAGTGGTTCTGGGTGGATTAAGGCTACCCTTGTAACCTCTTCATGTGATCGATTCAGTCTACCAATAAAATATGTTGATGTAGTTCGTCCAACCGGCACCTGGGGACAGGATGGTCAGACACACGATTTGTCAACAGTCAACTTTGTGGATTATCAAAGTTGGGTTTACGTAACCGTTACCTGTCCGGGGTCCAGCTACTTTAATTGGCAATTAACTGGCGGTACAGGTATTAACTGGAGTCAAATTAACTACGCTAATACCAGTTATTTAAACTTATATCTGAACACTTCAACTAGTTATGGAGATTTGAGACTTACTATTAATACGGCTGGTTGTGGGACAATTCAACCTACCTACCATTTTGTTCCCAGCTATTCATACGCTTTCACAATGACCCCAAACCCGGCAAACGATGTAGTTACGGTTGAAAGAGTCGAAAAGAGTAATAAGAACAAGGCAAAAGGCCTCCTTCTCAAACCGTCAGTTGAAAAATACAAAGAACATCCAGACAAACCGTTTGATAAGCCTTTGGAAGACTATACTGTAACATTATATAATGAACGAAACGGTTTGTTGAAGACCATTGATACCAAGGATGAATCCTGTACATTTGACTTGAGTAAATATCCACCGGGAATATACTTCCTTCATATCGAGAATGACTATGTATTGTACAAGGAAAAACTAATTATCAAACGATAA
- a CDS encoding MFS transporter — MLKKLVNEYRVFYTYPKGMRILLITNLIYSLVLPIIEMFIGAYIMRNSHEAKLVVIFQLALYSGIPLTFAINGFLLRKIKIAWLYSFGMLLSGVSMSAMMMLHELDATGIGIAGLIMGLSYGFFWANRDFLALETTNDDNRNYYYGLESFFYTLTGVIVPYVVGVFIGATDEHHWFGGNTNVAYQIVTMMVFLLTIISSIVVHRGNFVNPKQERFLYFHFHILWKKMLGLATLKGLAQGYIVTAPAMLIMKLVGNEDVLGTVQAIGAIFSAIVLYLIGRMAKPKHRIYIFSFGLLLFATGSFINAGLYSSLGVILFMLCLVMARPLLDVAYFPIQLKVIDRVAAIEKRNQFTYILNHELGLYLGRLIGCGLFILMASYIGEDFALKYALVIIGLLQLLSIFVAKNIINSKY; from the coding sequence ATGCTGAAGAAACTGGTTAACGAATATCGCGTGTTCTATACCTATCCCAAGGGTATGCGGATACTGCTGATTACAAATTTGATCTATTCGCTGGTATTGCCGATTATCGAAATGTTTATCGGTGCCTATATCATGCGAAATTCACACGAAGCCAAGCTGGTGGTTATCTTTCAGTTGGCTCTTTATTCCGGTATTCCGTTAACTTTTGCCATAAACGGTTTTCTTCTCCGGAAAATAAAAATTGCATGGCTTTATTCATTTGGGATGCTGCTCAGTGGCGTTTCCATGTCGGCCATGATGATGTTACATGAGTTGGATGCTACCGGCATCGGTATTGCCGGATTGATAATGGGACTTTCCTATGGATTTTTCTGGGCCAATCGCGATTTTCTGGCGTTGGAAACAACCAATGATGATAACCGTAATTACTATTACGGGCTGGAATCATTCTTCTATACACTTACCGGGGTGATTGTGCCTTATGTGGTGGGTGTATTTATCGGGGCCACCGATGAGCATCACTGGTTTGGAGGGAATACAAATGTTGCCTATCAAATAGTGACCATGATGGTATTCCTGTTGACCATTATCTCTTCCATTGTTGTCCATCGGGGTAATTTTGTTAACCCGAAACAGGAACGATTCCTCTATTTTCATTTTCATATTCTTTGGAAGAAGATGTTGGGACTGGCTACGCTGAAAGGACTGGCTCAGGGATACATTGTGACGGCTCCTGCCATGCTTATCATGAAACTGGTGGGAAATGAAGATGTGCTGGGAACGGTCCAGGCAATTGGCGCTATTTTCTCAGCTATCGTTCTGTATCTTATTGGACGAATGGCAAAGCCGAAACACCGTATTTACATCTTTTCGTTCGGATTGCTGTTGTTTGCAACCGGTAGTTTCATCAATGCCGGGCTCTATTCCTCGCTGGGCGTAATCCTTTTCATGTTGTGCCTGGTAATGGCCCGTCCGTTGCTCGATGTAGCTTACTTTCCTATTCAACTGAAGGTAATCGATAGGGTAGCAGCCATTGAAAAACGGAACCAATTTACCTATATTCTGAATCACGAACTGGGATTGTACCTGGGGCGTCTGATTGGTTGCGGACTTTTTATTCTGATGGCGAGTTACATCGGAGAGGACTTTGCGTTGAAATATGCTTTAGTCATTATTGGCCTGTTGCAATTATTGTCCATTTTCGTTGCTAAGAATATCATCAATTCAAAATACTAA
- a CDS encoding glycoside hydrolase family 130 protein codes for MDIAKRFAGNPILRPGDLKPGKDGLKIECLLNPGVFRYDGKIWMLLRVAERPEQKEGFTTFPVYSEDGELQIMEFKNDDPDLDLSDPRVISYQGQDYLTTISHLRLVCSEDGIHFHEREGYPLLTGKGIHESYGIEDCRVSQVGDTYHLTYTAVSHLGVGVGLRTTKNWKDFEHLGMIFPAHNKDCAIFEEKIQDRFYAFHRPSSPEIGGNYIWLASSPDGVHWGNHQCIAQTRKGKWDNVRIGAGAAPIRTDEGWLEIYHGANEDNQYCLGALLLDINDPSRVLARSEEPIMAPTEEYEKTGFFGNVIFTNGHMVDGDEITMYYGAADEVICGAKFSIREILETLH; via the coding sequence ATGGATATTGCAAAGAGATTCGCCGGGAACCCGATTTTACGGCCGGGTGACCTGAAACCGGGCAAAGATGGATTGAAAATTGAATGTCTGCTCAATCCCGGAGTATTTAGGTATGACGGGAAAATCTGGATGTTGCTTCGGGTGGCCGAACGCCCGGAACAGAAAGAAGGATTCACTACTTTCCCTGTTTACAGCGAAGATGGTGAGTTGCAGATTATGGAGTTTAAGAATGATGATCCGGATTTGGATTTATCCGATCCGCGGGTTATCAGTTATCAGGGACAGGATTATCTGACGACTATCTCGCATTTGCGCCTGGTTTGCAGTGAAGATGGAATCCATTTTCACGAACGGGAGGGATATCCTTTGCTGACCGGTAAAGGTATTCACGAATCTTACGGAATTGAAGATTGCCGGGTATCACAAGTCGGGGACACCTACCACCTTACCTACACGGCTGTTTCTCACCTGGGGGTTGGCGTTGGTTTGCGGACGACCAAAAACTGGAAAGATTTTGAACATCTCGGGATGATTTTCCCGGCGCACAATAAGGATTGCGCTATTTTCGAAGAGAAGATTCAGGATCGTTTTTATGCGTTTCATCGTCCAAGTAGTCCTGAAATTGGCGGAAATTATATCTGGTTGGCCAGTTCACCGGATGGTGTTCACTGGGGAAATCATCAGTGCATTGCGCAAACCCGGAAAGGAAAGTGGGACAATGTGCGCATTGGCGCCGGAGCTGCTCCCATTCGGACGGATGAAGGCTGGCTGGAGATTTATCACGGAGCCAATGAGGATAATCAATATTGCCTGGGCGCCTTGCTGCTGGATATCAATGATCCTTCCAGGGTGTTGGCCCGTTCCGAAGAGCCAATCATGGCGCCAACTGAAGAATATGAAAAGACCGGATTTTTCGGCAACGTCATTTTTACCAATGGCCACATGGTGGATGGTGATGAAATTACCATGTATTACGGTGCGGCCGATGAAGTGATTTGCGGTGCAAAATTTTCTATCCGGGAAATTTTGGAAACACTGCATTAG
- a CDS encoding RagB/SusD family nutrient uptake outer membrane protein, which yields MRKIYMILVASTLLLFTGCDKYLYKEPIGLLTPDQIDTSPTESTVEYSVFTSYQLLSSTLNIIGEWGWDDGTVLRNDFILSDIASDDMQKKWNPDGDQAWMDEIDNFNFTSDNGGFNGQWAYDYDGISRSNQAISYLTNDELMSKLTMDSNLRNRLLGEVYFLRAFYYFDLVNNFGDVPLLLKPLESFSEAYDVAVRTPKDQVMDQVRADLAQAVTLLPNSKYSDDTQPWRASKGAAIAMQAKVELYTQNWQKVLDYISQLDNLGFYSLDANYFDNFQVEKEFTDNEVIFAYDHESNAVPANGNGLCALLGWGFVAPEQNFIDEFEPNDPRLLYTVDVDNQAVYKIFGETNTDNKGNDDSPSNKIYIRYADVMLWKAEADINLGNYSEAIGLINQVRARARNSVAIDGTTPPAGTLPGRDVASTDKVQIMGWLRHERRVELGFESQRFNDLKRWGIAKDVLGALGKNFQDNNYLYPIPQREIDKAGGSITQNPGY from the coding sequence ATGAGAAAAATATATATGATACTGGTTGCATCAACTTTATTGTTGTTCACCGGTTGCGACAAATATCTCTACAAGGAACCCATCGGGTTGCTTACACCCGACCAGATAGATACCTCACCAACGGAAAGTACGGTGGAATATTCGGTCTTTACTTCGTATCAATTGCTTTCCAGTACCCTGAATATTATTGGGGAATGGGGCTGGGACGACGGAACCGTTCTTCGCAATGATTTTATCCTGAGTGATATCGCTTCGGATGACATGCAGAAGAAATGGAATCCGGACGGTGACCAGGCCTGGATGGACGAAATTGATAATTTCAACTTTACTTCTGACAATGGTGGTTTTAACGGACAGTGGGCTTATGACTACGACGGTATTTCCCGTTCCAATCAAGCTATCAGTTATCTGACCAATGACGAGTTGATGAGTAAACTGACCATGGACAGTAACCTGAGAAACCGTTTATTGGGTGAGGTTTACTTCCTAAGAGCTTTCTATTACTTCGATCTGGTCAATAATTTCGGAGATGTTCCGCTCTTGCTGAAGCCGCTGGAAAGTTTCTCTGAAGCGTATGATGTCGCTGTTCGTACACCGAAAGATCAGGTGATGGATCAGGTAAGAGCTGATTTGGCACAGGCCGTTACGCTATTACCTAACAGCAAATATTCTGATGATACTCAGCCATGGCGTGCTTCAAAAGGCGCTGCTATTGCCATGCAGGCAAAAGTTGAGCTGTACACCCAAAACTGGCAGAAAGTACTCGACTACATCAGTCAGCTGGATAACCTGGGTTTCTACTCACTCGATGCTAATTATTTCGATAATTTCCAGGTGGAGAAAGAATTTACCGACAACGAGGTGATTTTTGCCTACGATCATGAAAGTAATGCTGTTCCGGCTAACGGTAATGGACTTTGTGCTTTATTGGGATGGGGGTTCGTAGCACCTGAACAGAACTTTATTGATGAATTTGAGCCAAATGATCCACGTCTGCTTTATACTGTGGATGTCGATAATCAGGCAGTTTATAAAATTTTTGGTGAAACCAATACCGATAACAAAGGAAACGATGACTCGCCCAGTAACAAGATTTACATCCGCTATGCTGATGTAATGCTTTGGAAAGCGGAAGCTGACATAAACCTGGGGAACTATTCCGAAGCCATCGGTCTCATCAATCAAGTCAGGGCACGGGCACGTAATTCCGTTGCCATCGATGGAACAACACCTCCGGCAGGTACGTTGCCCGGCCGTGATGTAGCTTCAACGGATAAGGTTCAGATTATGGGCTGGTTGCGTCACGAGCGCCGTGTGGAACTTGGTTTCGAATCACAACGCTTCAACGACCTGAAACGTTGGGGTATTGCTAAGGATGTATTGGGTGCATTGGGTAAGAATTTCCAGGATAACAATTATCTCTACCCGATTCCACAACGCGAAATTGATAAAGCAGGTGGTTCAATTACCCAGAATCCAGGATATTAA